The Triticum aestivum cultivar Chinese Spring chromosome 4B, IWGSC CS RefSeq v2.1, whole genome shotgun sequence sequence CAAAAATATATCCTTTGGTTATTTCAGATTTGATATTTACTACCCTACCTAATGCCTAAGTAAAAAACAGTACGTGTGTACCTTGATCTTGTTCTGAAGCGCATTTCTTGTGGGGTTTTTCTATTCTCCTCGGCAAAAACTATTGTAATCTCTCGACCGCAAATAACTTGATGATTCATTTCTTGCTTAGCATATGCAGCGTCCTCAGGGTGGTGGAATTTCACAAACCCAAAACCACGTAATTCCCTGGAAATATATATCAATTTGACCAATGATCAAGAAACTACTTGTtattcaacaacaacaaaaaacacttCCTGGAAAATATATACCAATTTTACGAATGCAATAAACTACTTGTTATTCAACAACAAAAAATCAACAGCTAAAATAAATTTATAGCAACAGTTTGTTCTCATTCCAATAACATTGACAAATGCAATTTGTTAAGACTAAATACAGAAGACATTATTTGCCAGTGAAAGAGAATATGCAACAAGTGCTCACCAACACTGCTGTTGAGAATAACTATTAAATAATCCTAATTTGGTTAAATTCAGCAAATTAACTGGCAGCTTATGCAAATGAATGTAATTAGAGGGTTAATCACAATATGCTATGCCATGACATCACAAAGGGTTTGCTAAAAATATTATTTCTTTGGAAAACTCAAGTCCATTGAGATTGCGCCATCCATTGTATTCACATGAATAACAGCAGTACGAAATCTAGGATTGCCGTTCACAGTTTATCAATCAAGCTGCATAACATATCAGTTGCATTACACAAATTATTCAGCATCTCACTTAGTTCATATACTTCTTTCATGCTGTTCAATAATCAATCATGACTATGTGTATGACATGAACTGATCTTCAAATGTAATATAAGCATAAAAATTACTTTGTGTGGAAATTTCTCGGAAGGTACACATCCTTTATAGGGCCAAATTGCTCGAATGGACCACGAATGTCTTCTAGCCTGCAAAAGATGGAAAAAACAAAGGCGGCGGAACATAATCGGTTAGCTAAGGTGCAATTCATCCACACACAGAAGAAGACAGAAATCACCATACATCTGTAGTGCATTGTATATACAAATGACAATTACAGACTACTCATAAGCTTTGACTGGGGCAGTAGCAAAAGGTGAAAACAATTTATGATGGCCATCccaaaacacacacaaaaataatAATTTAGTATTGTGTCTATTCCTGTTTTTAATACATTTAGCTATTTATGCAAATGGGGGCAGTTATAATGTAAAAAATGATCTTGGCTCTTCAAGCCATAAGATCTCAACTGTGAAAGGTCACATCCACATGAAAATATCCAAAGTTCAAATCTAATTGATCTCGGACACATAAGCAACAATAGTTCATAAATCAGTAATGATGATATTAGAACATGGATTTGCTAATTCTCATCTAGATGAGAATTAATTACGTCTCATCTATATTCCCCACCATCTGATCAAAAGCCCCAGGATTCTTGATTTTTAACGTGGAATTAATGTTTTGGTCacacttgtcattcttcttaagtggtgctcaatgactctctcccatagcttcattgtatggcccatcagcttaattccacggtaattagtacaactatGAACATCCCCCTTGTAGATGGGAAAAAGTCATTGAGCACCACTTAAGAATAATGACAAGCATGACCAAAAATCGATTTGGTTTCATGCCAGTGAGgtcaaccatggaagccattttcttggtacgacaacttatggagaaatatagtgttcattgacttggagaaggcctatgataagataccacggaatgtcatgtggtgggccttggagaaacacaaagtcccagcaacgTACATTACCGTCATCAAGGACATGTACTATAATGCTGTGCCAAGTGTTTGAACAAGTGATGGCGACATTGATGACTTCCCAATATGatgtacattaccctcatcaaggacatgtactaTATAAACcaagcaacacatcatcccatATGTACCACGGTCACGCTCTGAAAACAAGCATGCATAGAATTAATCAAGtattccctccatttcaaaatagatgactcaactttgtactaactttagtacaaagttggatcatctattttcaaaatagatgactcaactttgtactaactttagtacaaagttggatcatctattttgaaacagagggataaagttagtacaaagtagggtcatctattttggaacggagggagtaatacataAGACTGACTAGAACCAACAACCAAACCAAATCATGGATATGATGTACTTGCACGCAGTAATTATGTAATGATATACAGATTCAAAGACATACTTCTTCTCCCCAGAGTTACGGCTGGgagggtgggagggggagggggaaggggaagGCACCTGGCGGTGAGTGAAATGTTGCGGACCAGGAGGCCGGTGGGCGCCGACGGTCGGTCGTACCCGCGGcggggcccgccgccgccgccgccgcggtagcGGTCACGCGGGTCGTCGTAGTGCCTGTAGCGGGGAGGACTGCGGCTGTACCGCCTGCGTGGGCTGTAGCTGCGGCTTCGGCTGCGGCTGCGGTACCTGGCCATGGACGCGTCGCCCTCGTTTAGTTAGGGTTTCTGTGAGGCTTGGATAATAACTTTATTTACTAAAGGCGAGAGAGAGAGAATGGCTGACTTGAAGCACACGCGGGCCTCATGGCCCATGGGCCGTAGGGCCAATCCAAGTCAAAACCTCGCGAGCCGCACCGCCATCAAATCTGACCACCCCCCGGTCCCCGTGCGGCTCGCGACAGCATCACATTctccccccgtcgccgccgccgccgccgctcgccgcggatCACCACCATGCCCCCGCTTCCGCGCCTCTTCGCCTCCGTCAGACACATCTGCTCCGGCTCCGCCCCCGAGCTCGCCCCGGTACCGACCGCCGTCTCTGACGCCGCCTCCCGCGCGGCAGCCGCCGTGCTCCGCGCCCCGCGCTTCGAGCCCCGCCTCCTGTCGCTCGTCCCACGCCAACTGCTCTTCGAGCCGAGCTGCGTCCGCCGAACCCTCTCCCGTCTCCTCCCCTCCCCTGAGCCCTCGCTCCGTTTTCTCCTCTTCCTCGCCTCTCACTTCCCCGCCCCTGCCCCCGCTGACTCCCCTGCCCCTTCGCCTCACCTCCCCGGGATCGACGCCTTCCTCCTCAGCCTCCAGCCACATCTCGCCGCCGATGCCGCCGCGCTGCTAGCCTCCCACCTCGGCCTCCACTCCTCCCTGCCCGCACTCAACGCGGCATCCCGTGCCGCTCTCCGGGCCGCGCGCCCCGACCTCGTCTTCCGCCTCTTTTccaccttctcctcctcccctGCCTTCCCAGGCAACGCGGACACCGTCGCCTGCCTCGTGCGCGCCTGTGCAGCCGACTGCCGCCCGCTcgacggcctccgcctccttcgGGATGCTGCACGACGTGGCTCCCCTCCCTCGTCTGCTGCTGCCGCCGACCTTGTCACGTCCTTTGTGGCCATCGGCAACTTCGCAAAGGTGTCTGAGACGCTCCACCTCATGATCTCTGCGGGAT is a genomic window containing:
- the LOC123092004 gene encoding serine/arginine-rich SC35-like splicing factor SCL28 gives rise to the protein MARYRSRSRSRSYSPRRRYSRSPPRYRHYDDPRDRYRGGGGGGPRRGYDRPSAPTGLLVRNISLTARLEDIRGPFEQFGPIKDVYLPRNFHTKELRGFGFVKFHHPEDAAYAKQEMNHQVICGREITIVFAEENRKTPQEMRFRTRSSGRHMDGNYRRRQSLSRSPRSRYPSYSPEPSPVRRHSRDRDNYSPRGSYSPHTRDKRQYISDGRSPSLDGHERRISPSSNGHGPPVDRKSPT